The nucleotide sequence TCCGGCTCCACCGAAGCGGGGCGTCCCGGACTCACGCCCTCCAGCGCGGAGGGCGCCAGCGTCTTCAGCCCCATCGCCTCCAACGGTCCGGCCGCACGAGCATCCGTGATGACGGGCGGGCTTCCCAACCGCTCCGCCACCGACAGCAGTCGGGCGATGCCGGGGTGGGCGCGGTCCAGCGACGACGGCAGCGCCAGCGGCACCGGCACCACGCCGCCGAGCGTGCACGCCCAGAAGCCCCGCACGTAGTCCCCGGGACGCTCCACGGCGAGCACCACCCTGTCCCCGGCCCGCACGCCGCGCGCCTCCAGGCCGCCCCACATGCGGAGCGCCGCGTCCCACAGGCCCGCGAAGGTCAGCGTCTCCCGCCGGCCCTCCACGTCGAGGAAGGTGATGACGCGCTCCGGGCTCTGCTCCACCGCCTGGCGCAGCAGCTCGACGAGCGTCTCCGGCGCCCCGGCGGGCCGTTGACGCGGCCCCGAGTCGATGAGGGAAGGCCCACCCGACACCTGCACCGTCGTCGCGACAGCAGGCTCGGAGGGAGCCGGCGCGTCGGCCCCCGTTCCCCTCGGCAGCAGGGACTCCGGCAGCAGCGCATCGAGCGGCTCGAACGTCTCCTCTTCCCGGCGAGGCCCCACGAGCGCCACGGCCTCGGCGCCCGCCTGACGCAGCGAGTCCTCCAGGTGCTGAAGGCGCGAAGGCACGGGAGCGTCCAACCGCGCGAGCGCCTCGATATCCACCGCCCCGGAGTCCCGTCGCGGCAGCGCGTCCACCAGCGCCACCGCCGGGGCCGCCGTGCCCAGCCGCTCGCGAAGGAGCGCCACCAAATCCTCGGAGCGCACCGCGCGGCGGGGCACCACCCACGCCACCGCCTCCGAGCCCTCACCCGCCACCCAGACGTCCCGGACCCGTGAGTCTCTCCGGAGCAGCTCCTCGGCGTGACGACCCATCCGCGCTGGCGATTCCATGCCTTCATCCTACCAGCGCTCCGGGGGTCACAACCCTCCCCCCGGGTTGCGCGCATGGGAGCGGAGCGACGAAGCTGTCAGTCCATGTCCGCCCCCTCCAGCGCCGAGTCCCCCTCCCTGGCGCAGTCGCTCCACTTCTGGGCCCGCAACGCCTCCAACGAGTCGGCCCTGCTCCAGGCTTCACTGCGCCTGGGCCTCTTCGACGCACTCCCCGTGGAAGGAAGCGGCGAGCCGGTGACGGTGGCGCGGCTGGCGGAGACAGCAGGAGCCTCCGCACGCGGAGTCCGCTCCCTGCTGGAGCTGCTCGTCTGCCTGGGCTTCGCGCGGATGGACGACGCCCGCCACTTCAGCCTCGCGCCGGCCACCGCCGCCCTGCTGAAGGACCCGGCCTTCCGAGCGCGCCTCGAGGCGGAGCTGCCCTGGTGGGCCCCGCTCGGCCTGCTGGACGAGGCGGTGAAGCGGGGTGAGCCGGTGGAGCACGGCGGGCGCCCCTGGGACGTGCTGGGCCACTACCGCGCCCTCCTGCTGGACGCCCCCCAGGCCTCCTCCCCCGGAGCCGAGGACTTCTTCGACCGCTTCGCCCGGAGCGCGGCGCGCACCCAGCTCCTCATCAGCGCGGGCCGGCTGGGCGTGCTGGAGCTGCTCGCCGCGTCACCGCGCACGCTGCCCGAGCTGGGCGCGGCCACGTACCTGACCACCACGGGCCTGCGAGTCCTGGTGGAAGGACTCGCGAAGCTCGGCCTCGCCCGTGAGGAAGGCGGAGCCTGGGGCCTGTCCGCGGAGGCGCGACAGCTCCTGGAAGGCAAGGCGCTGGCGTACCTCGTCCGCTCACTGTCCGTGTCCGCGCAGTACTGGGAGGCGCTGGGCCGGCTGGACGAGACGGTGCGCCACGAGCGCTTCGTATTGGACTTGAAGGACCCGGAGGTGAGCCGCCGCTTCTACGCGGACAACTCCAACCAGATTACCGCCGTGTTCGCCTCGCACTTCCAGCTCAGCCGGCGGGCGGCGGCCACGCTCGCGCAGGCACGTCCGCTGGAGGGCGCTTCGGTGCTGGACATCGGCACCGGCTCCGGAGTGTGGGGCGCGGCCTTCGCGCGTGCGACGCCCACCACGCACGTCACCTACTTCGACCAGGCGGTGGTGCTGGAGCAGGTGCGCCGCAACACGGAGAGCCTCAAGGTGGCGGACCGGGCGCGCTTCTGGCCCGGTGACTTGTTCACCCAGGACTTCGGCGCCGGGGCCTTCGACGTCATCATCCTGCCGCAGGTGCTCAACGTGCTGCGCCCGGAGGACCTGCCCGGCATCTTCGCCCGCGTGGCGCGCGCTCTCCGGCCGGACGGCGTGCTGCTCATCGCCGAGTACGTGCTGAACGAGCGCCGCGACGGCCCGCTGGACCACCTCTACTTCGGGCTGCGGCGCTTCATGACCAACGAGGGGGACCTGCTGTCCGCCTCCGAGTACGGAAGCCTGCTGTCGGACGTGGGCCTCACCCAATCCGTCTGCATCCCCCTGCCCACGCAGGAGATGCTCCTCGCCGCGCGCCCGGGGGTGGCACTTCCGACCCAGCTGGCCCCGGCGGACAGCGTGCCGCGTCAAGAGTCGCCGCGCCGCGCGTGAGGGATTTTCGGCGCCGTCCCCTTGCCGCTGCGAACACCCGCCGGTAGCGTCCAGGTCTTCCCCGCGTACGAGCCTGCCCCCGGAAGGTCCCGATGCGCGCCGTGCCCCAGGTGGACAGCCCCGGCCTCCCCAGCCAAGGCACCGCGCCCGAGGCCGGAGTGCGTCCGGACTCCATCGCCGCGCGGCTGCGGGCCCGGTACGCGCGCCACGTCGTCTCCCTCGGCTACGAGCCCCAGTCGCTGCCCACCGCGGTGGGCCACCTGGGAGTGCACGTCGCCCTCGGGGTGGTGGCCGCGCTGGCCACCGTCGCGCTGACGCGGTGGCAGCCGGTGGTGGGCTGGGCGCTGTACCCGCTGGCGGCCTTCTTCATCGGCACCCGCTTCCGCGCGCTCGGCAACATGCTGCACGAGGCCTGTCACGGCATGCTCGTGCGCGGCAAGCGCCGCAACCGCATCCTCGGGCACCTGCTGGCCATCATCGACCTCACCGCGCTGGAGCCCTACACGCGCGAGCACTTCACCCACCACCTGCACCTGGGTGACCCGGTGAAGGACCTGGACTTCGTGCCCCGCAGCCGCTTCGGCTTCGCGGACCCGAGCCGTCCCTTCCTGCGTCACCACCTGCTGCGGCCGCTGCTGCTGCTCCACCTGCCCTCCTTCCTGCGGCCGGTGTTCTTCCACCGCACGGACCCCTGGCGGGTGACGCTGGTGCGGTGGACGTTCCTCGCGGGGCTGGTGGCGCTGGCCCACTGGGGCATCGGCTGGAAGGCCTTCCTCCTCTTCTACGCCCTGCCCTACCTGCTGCCCTACCAGGTCATCCGCTACTGGTCGGACGCGGTGGACCACGCGGGCATCATCGGCTCCGAGGACGAGTTCCACCGCTCGCGCAACCACATCCTCTCGTGGGCGCCGCTCAACCCGGTGCTCTTCCCCCGGCACGACGTCTACCACCTGACGCACCACCTGTTCCCGGCGGTGCCCACCGCGCACCAGGGCCACGTGCACGCGCTGCTGATGCATGACGCGGACTACGCCGCGCGCGAGCACTCCTTCAGCGCGCTGTGGCGCGCTCGATAGCCTCCAGCGCCTCCGCGAAGCGCTCCGGGGCCATGCCCAGGCCCAGCCGGAAGCCGTACCCCCGCTCCAGCGGGTGCGTGCCGTCGAGCTCGCCCACCTCCATGGCGCTCAACGGCAGCACGAACACGCCCGCCGCCGAGAGCGCCGCCAGCCGCGCCTCATTCCCCTCCGCATCGGTGACACCGCGCAGGCCGATGCAGGTGACGAGTCCTCCGGAGGGCGCCGCGCCGTACACGCCGCGCGAGCGCTCCAGGAAGGCGCTCAGCGTGGCGCGGTTGCGCCGCCACCCGTCCCGGGCGAGGCGCAGCGCGGGGCTGTCCAACTCCTTGAGCACCTCGTGGGCAATCCACTCGGTGACGGGGTTCACGGTGTGCGTGGTGTAGTTCTTCTCGTTCTGCATGCCGGCCAGCACGGCCGTGTCGCCCACGCACCAGCCGATGCGCAGTCCCGGGCAGCCCAGGCACTTGATGAACGAGCCGGTGACGAAGGTGCGCGAGCCCGGCCGGTACACCGTGGCGCCCAGCACCTGCGTGTCCGACGACAGGAAGCGGTAGTGCTCATCCCCCACCACGGTGGCACCGGCGGCCTCCGCCCAGCGGGCCACCGCGTCCAGCAGGGCCGGCTCCAGCACCAGGCCCGTGGGGTTGTGGGGCGTGTTGAGGATGACGACCTCGGGGCGCTCGCGCTCCAGCCGCTCCAGCCACTCGGCCGTGTCGACGGAGGGCACGCCGCGCGCGTCCCAGCGCACGGGCAGGCGGACCACCTCGGCGCCCTGCTGCATGGGCAGCTCATAGAGGAGCTGGAAGGCGGGCCACGCCAGGGCCACCCGGCGCGGGCGGAGCTGGCGGAAGAGCAGCAGCAGCGCCTCGCTGGTGCCGGTGGTGATGAGGACGTTGTCGCGCGTGGCGCCCGGGTGCATGGCCGCCACCGAGTCCCGCAGGTCCGCGCGCCCCCAGTTGGGGCTATCGTTCAGCGGCGTGGAGAGGAAGACGTCCGCGGCCCGCTCGGGGCTCACGCCCGAGCCGCCGAGCAGCTCCCCCACCGTGACGGGACGGCCACCGGACTCACCCAGGTTGTAGCGGGCCGTGAAGCGCGAGCCCTCCAGGTAGTCTTCCATGAAGAAGGTACGCAGCGGGTCCATGGTGCTCTCCAGGCGGGAAGCGGGTCAGGCGGCGGTGGCGGAGTCGGGCCAGGCGACGTCGCCCCGGTGGGCGATGACGACCTGCTGAATGGGCATGTCGAAGCCGCGCGAGGCGGTGAGCCCCACCGGCTCCAGCAGCGCGCGGAAGTCCGGCAGCGACAGCACGTCGCCCTCGTTGGACACGTAGCGCCGCAGCGAGAAGTAGAGCGCGTCCAGCGGGCCGTCGCGCCGGTCCGTCAGCAGATAGCCGGAGATGAGCAGCAGCCCACCGGGCCGGAGCGCGCGGGCCAGCTGCCCGAAGAAGCGCGGCAGCTCACCGGGCGGCAACGCGGGGATGATTTGCGGCAGGAGGATGACGTCGTACGTGGCCTCGCCATAGTCCACGCCCAGGCAGTCTCCGGCCCACAGCTCCGAGCGGGCATCCAGCTTGAGCCGCGCCAGGTGGGGCCGCACGGCCTCCAGCACATGGGGCGAGTCCAGGTAGGTGACATGGGTGGTGGGGTCCACCAGCCCGAAGGCCGCGCCCCACACGCCGGAGCCGGTGCCCACGTCCAGCACGCGGGCGCCCGCGAGGGGACGCATGCGGCGCGCCAGCTCCGCGGCCTTGCGGCTCAGCCGCAGGTGCGAGGCGAAGATGCTGGAGATGCGTGAGGCGTTCTCCTGGTAGACGCGGCGCGCGGTCTCCGGGTCCCTCAAGTCCAGGCGGAACCGCTGTTCCCTCACGGCCTCGTCCAGGTGGCCGAGCGCCTCCCAGTAGACCTGCGTCGCCGGCAGCGCCCGCTGGATGTACGGCACACTCGTGGCGTCCAGCGCCAGCGCCGCCGTGGGTGAGAAGC is from Pyxidicoccus trucidator and encodes:
- a CDS encoding class I SAM-dependent methyltransferase gives rise to the protein MSAPSSAESPSLAQSLHFWARNASNESALLQASLRLGLFDALPVEGSGEPVTVARLAETAGASARGVRSLLELLVCLGFARMDDARHFSLAPATAALLKDPAFRARLEAELPWWAPLGLLDEAVKRGEPVEHGGRPWDVLGHYRALLLDAPQASSPGAEDFFDRFARSAARTQLLISAGRLGVLELLAASPRTLPELGAATYLTTTGLRVLVEGLAKLGLAREEGGAWGLSAEARQLLEGKALAYLVRSLSVSAQYWEALGRLDETVRHERFVLDLKDPEVSRRFYADNSNQITAVFASHFQLSRRAAATLAQARPLEGASVLDIGTGSGVWGAAFARATPTTHVTYFDQAVVLEQVRRNTESLKVADRARFWPGDLFTQDFGAGAFDVIILPQVLNVLRPEDLPGIFARVARALRPDGVLLIAEYVLNERRDGPLDHLYFGLRRFMTNEGDLLSASEYGSLLSDVGLTQSVCIPLPTQEMLLAARPGVALPTQLAPADSVPRQESPRRA
- a CDS encoding pyridoxal phosphate-dependent aminotransferase — encoded protein: MDPLRTFFMEDYLEGSRFTARYNLGESGGRPVTVGELLGGSGVSPERAADVFLSTPLNDSPNWGRADLRDSVAAMHPGATRDNVLITTGTSEALLLLFRQLRPRRVALAWPAFQLLYELPMQQGAEVVRLPVRWDARGVPSVDTAEWLERLERERPEVVILNTPHNPTGLVLEPALLDAVARWAEAAGATVVGDEHYRFLSSDTQVLGATVYRPGSRTFVTGSFIKCLGCPGLRIGWCVGDTAVLAGMQNEKNYTTHTVNPVTEWIAHEVLKELDSPALRLARDGWRRNRATLSAFLERSRGVYGAAPSGGLVTCIGLRGVTDAEGNEARLAALSAAGVFVLPLSAMEVGELDGTHPLERGYGFRLGLGMAPERFAEALEAIERATAR
- a CDS encoding fatty acid desaturase family protein, with protein sequence MRAVPQVDSPGLPSQGTAPEAGVRPDSIAARLRARYARHVVSLGYEPQSLPTAVGHLGVHVALGVVAALATVALTRWQPVVGWALYPLAAFFIGTRFRALGNMLHEACHGMLVRGKRRNRILGHLLAIIDLTALEPYTREHFTHHLHLGDPVKDLDFVPRSRFGFADPSRPFLRHHLLRPLLLLHLPSFLRPVFFHRTDPWRVTLVRWTFLAGLVALAHWGIGWKAFLLFYALPYLLPYQVIRYWSDAVDHAGIIGSEDEFHRSRNHILSWAPLNPVLFPRHDVYHLTHHLFPAVPTAHQGHVHALLMHDADYAAREHSFSALWRAR
- a CDS encoding class I SAM-dependent methyltransferase — its product is MSESPSAAPPPEFVRRLNFWARDASNESAALLAAPALGLFTHLPEAIGGAPLPLEALATRMGCAVRGVRAVVEPLVGLGFVHFEPGRGYSLPEEAGFLRSPGFLARLEEARRGWHVAARLTEAVRTGSPVTWEGTPRDVLGAYRSAFLSEAPSGQSPSESDYEDRAVRNGLRTQVLTAASDVGLLERWVTGSSAVEDLARELRVHPDGLGLLVAVLGAMGLARREDDGRWGFSPTAALALDATSVPYIQRALPATQVYWEALGHLDEAVREQRFRLDLRDPETARRVYQENASRISSIFASHLRLSRKAAELARRMRPLAGARVLDVGTGSGVWGAAFGLVDPTTHVTYLDSPHVLEAVRPHLARLKLDARSELWAGDCLGVDYGEATYDVILLPQIIPALPPGELPRFFGQLARALRPGGLLLISGYLLTDRRDGPLDALYFSLRRYVSNEGDVLSLPDFRALLEPVGLTASRGFDMPIQQVVIAHRGDVAWPDSATAA